Sequence from the Sardina pilchardus chromosome 15, fSarPil1.1, whole genome shotgun sequence genome:
TGTCTCTCATTGAGTCACATTTATCCCATTTAGCCGTTGCTCATGCTCACCTGAGCTCTTAAAACAAGGTGCTCTGATCTACAGCTATATTTGGGAATGGTACAGTTTTGATAGCTATGCGCCACCACACACTTCAATCCAGAGTGCAATTCACATGACCACCACACAATGGCAGTATTAACCCAACAGtttctcatctgtgtgtgtgtgtgtgtgtgtgtgtgtgtgtgtgtgtgtgtgtgtgtgtgtgtgtgtgtgtgtgtgtgtgtgtacgcctctGTGTGCAGGATGGTGACAAGTTCTGGAGGATGCCGGAGTGCTACATCAGGGGCAGCACCATCAAGTACCTGCGTATCCCCGACGAGATCATCGACatggtgaaggaggaggtggtctcCAAGGGACGCGGCCGCGGAGGCATGCAGCAGAACAAGCAGCAGGGCAAGGGCCGCGGTGGAGGAGCAggcagaggtaacacacacacacacacacacacacacactacattacactacacacacacacacacacacacacacacacacacactacattacactacacacacaagcagcaggGCAAGGGCCGCGGTGGAGGAGCAggcagaggtaacacacacacacacacacacacacacactacattacactacacacacacacacacacacacacacacacacacacacactacattacactacacacacaagcagcaggGCAAGGGCCGCGGTGGAGGAGCAggcagaggtaacacacacacacacacacacacacacacacacacacacacacacacactacatacggGGGCAAGCAGCAGAACAAGCAGCAGGGCAAGGGCCGCGGTGGAGGAGCAggcagaggtaacacacacacacacacacacactacattacactacacacacacacacacacacacacactacattacacttcacacacacacacacacacacacacacacacacacactacatacggAGGCATGCAGCAGAACAAGCAGCAGGGCAAGGGCCGCGGTGGAGGAGCAggcagaggtaacacacactacattacactacacacacacacacacacatatgggggCATGCAGCAGGGCAAGGGCCGCGGTGGAGGAGCAGGCagaggtaatacacacacacacacacacacacacacacacacacactacatacggGGGCATGCAGCAGAACAAGCAGCAGGGCAAGGGCCGCGGTGGAGGAGCAggcagaggtaacacacacacatatacacacacatcacacacacacacacacacacatcacacacacacacacacacacacactacattacactacacacacacacacactacattacactacacacacacacacacacacacatatgggggCATGCAGCAGGGCAAGGGCCGCGGTGGAGGAGCAGGCagaggtaatacacacacacacacacacacacacacacacacacacacacacacacacacacacacacacacactacatacggGGGCAAGCAGCAGGGCAAGGGCCGCGGTGGAGGAGCAggcagaggtaacacacacacacacactacattacactacactacacacacacacacacacacacacacacacacactacatacggGGGCAAGCAGCAGGGCAAGGGctgaggtggaggagcaggcagaggtcacacacacacacacacacacacacacacacacacacacacacacacacacacacacacacacacacacacacacacacacacacactacatatggGGGCATGCAGCAGGGCAAGGGccgaggtggaggagcaggcagaggtaacacacacacacactacattacactacacacacacacacacacacacacacacacacactacatacggGGGCAAGCAGCAGGGCAAGGGctgaggtggaggagcaggcagaggtaacacacacacacacacacacacacacacacacacacacacacacacacacacacacacacactacaccagtccaacacacacaccaaggcatGGTGGGGTCCTCACTGatgtgctgctctgtgtgtgtgtcgcccccTGCAGGTGTGTTTGGAGGCCGCGGCAGGGGCATGCAGGGAGTGGGCCGAGGGCAGCAGATGGAGAAGAAGCCGGGCAAACCACAGGGCGTGATGAAGAACCAGCACTGAGAGAGGACGCCTCTACGcgcccacccctctctcctccccatccccctctccgcacccccacccccctctccgcacccacccccctctccgcacccacccccctctcctcatccacccccctctccgcaccctcacccccctcctccccctcctccccatcctccccatcctccccccaccccacatacatttacacagtTTGTAAACAGTACAAAATCTACGGCGCCTCTAAAGGGACATATGCTATTTTGTTCAagttcccgtgtgtgtgtgtgtaccagaagCTTTTgcatccacatacacaccagaACTTTCTCATGCTCACCAGAAACTCAAAACTCCTAGGCGGACCTGGGctaattttttgtttttgtttgtacgCTTCTTGTGAGCATGAGAAACGATCTGGTACGCACCAGAAGCTTCAACTTAAGGGGGAGAAGAACATTGCACATGGTCCTCTAGGGGATCCGTAGAAATCTGAGCCAACTTTTAGTTTCAGTTTGCTGTGTTGCTTTGTAGCACTCCGACGCCACTGCTACACCTGGACTGACCCCTTCGTTTTGCCCATTTCTGTTTCACACTTTTGAAAAATATTCATGATTCATTTCTTCGTTCGTTCGCTCACTGGATTGATTAATTCCTGATTTTAAATTCATCAAGTAGCACACGAGGCCCTTGCAGCCGTTTCTTTGCCTGTTTTATTTGTGACTGTATGCTGATCGTTGTATTTCCACACAATTACCAGAGACATTGTAAAGACGTTACAGGATGTTTaaaggtcttttttttgtttgttaggTTTTGAATATCATTGGATGACTGTCATACGTTTTCAAGGGTTTTGCTTTAGATATGGAGAACAGCCTGatgttttaatttatttacaagggcactgtaaataaatatttttgttaACCTTTTCAGTTGTGTGGAATTTGCCCATCATTATTATCAAATGATAGAATGCATGTCCCACTGTTCTCTCAGCTCTTACACCGTCACCTGGTTCTcccctgtgtgttgtgtcttggtCTAAATATCTGACCAATAATTGATATATCAGCAAACAAAGGAAAGTTCTCCGTGCTTCTGCAGTGTGCcacaatctggtgcaaccaggccaggacagatagtgtgtgtgtgtgtgtgtgtgtgtgtgtgtgtgtgtgtgtgtgtgtgtgtgtgtgtgtgtgtgtgtgtgtgtgtgtgtgtgtgtgtgtgtgtgtgtgtgtgtgtgtgtgtgtgtgtgtgtgtgtgtgtgtgtgtgtgtgtgtgtgtgtgtgtgtgtgtgtgtgtgtgtgtgtgtgtgtgtgtgtgtgtgtgtgtgtgtgtgtgtgtgtgtgtgcgcgcgcgcaacaccaggccaggacagatggTGTATAAAAGGTGCAAAACGTTGACTAACGTTTCAACGTTACAAACGTCGAAAcattagtcaatgttttgcaccttttaaataaatactaaagaagacatctgcgttgcaccggcattcctcttcctTTCATACAATAATTGATATGCTTTGACACTAGGTTTTGTTGGGGCCATGCTTACATCATATCCTTCACAACTGTTGAACATTAATTATCCATCCtatattacagtaatatacCGTAGCTTACTTTTCAGTGCAGATTAGCTAATGGCATCTCCAATTTCAGCAGAACATTTTCAGGACAGGCAGGCATGGACAGACAAGGGTGGTGGGCTGTGGGGGTCCAAAGTGCCCTTTAGGAAGGCCCACCCATGGCCCTTTAGCAAATTGATTTACATTTAATAATTTATGAAATAATTTatgctaaaataaaaaaatatctgaCTGTCGTCGGTCAGTTTATGTCACATCGATGTGAACTTTTATTTGCATGACGCACACTGACCATGGATGTGTTGAAAGAACCGTGGTAAAGTTAGCCTTCATTTAAATATTTCGCTTGATGTTCAAGAGAGGTCTAGCTATGTTTTGAACTTTAGGCGAATGTCTATTTCCAGGTTAACTTATCCATGATGTTGGAGGAGATGATGAGTAGGGAAGCCTAATGGTTACTCTGTTACAGCCTATATTTCAAATATTCTTACTCAAGCCTgccattaaataaataattatctTCCACCAGAGGTACATGGCTTTCAGGTATTTATATGCCATACAGTGATGATTGTACAGACTAggcctggggcctgtactacgaagggagctcaacctacccagatgtaacccagggttactttgctaaaccggggttgacaaaacctggttatcttcattggtgctaatcggtactacgacgctgagtaagaagttgatttgttgaactggggttaacctcatcggagttggtgcgcgttcacataaaatgggcgggttgcagcgcatatcaccacttttaatgatgacgcgatcacgctattttacgcataaggaatgagcaatgattataaaaaagttgcgaggaattaaaacccactttacgatacatcaaatacgtcggcagcaaacaaagcaagacaaggctgttggcaacgtagcctattgcagatcggatatatgaaagtaaagttttatttcatgttccttaaatagcctatgtgttacggaggattaatagcttgcggaatgtctgaaatgagttgaaataaatacattttgagttcataagagtcctacagatgcaacacaattcatgccatgtatattaataaatattaataaaggttaattgaatgtttagccccattgactgatttagtgtatgcctatcctgtgaacattttagatgcaacggcagtgccgctggcagcaggtgaaaatgaaactcaagaacattcagaaggtttataggcctagttatagcttgcattaatatttcttaattatgaaaatatgttatattgccaatgattatagcctccactttgcctcgatcagctgacaaatgcaacgaattccctcggctgagaatgtataggctatctttcatagagaatattatatggagaaagattctggcggtcttaaaaaactctcgccttgcgaagagaggcgcttacaatttgcgctccaataatgtatcttccaagtagcctacgtcgacattgtggggtgtggttaaccgcaaacctcgggttaaccaagatcataacctgctcggagcaggtttgagatgcagcgtaaattgccatggcagcatacctaggttaaaacctatccacctttcgtagtacggcttaaccgggaagttacgccacacgtgatcaatttactctcgaagttacccagctaagccagtaaccccgcttcgtagtacaggccccagatcTGCAGTCTGAAGTAAACAAGTAGTGCAAAAGAAGTATTGGTTTGGTCAACAGTGGGTGATCAGATAACACATCAGTATACCCAGAAACTGAGTAATGTACTATGAGATATTTTGCAATGTGAAAATAGACAGCAAGTTGAGGAATAACTAATGTCATACAGCATTACCAATAATGGACACTATGAAGACATCCATTAACAAAACCTGGTGGTTTAGGCCTATTGGACTTTCTTAACCTCCCACTTACTGTACGTACAGATGATTATAGGTCTACTTTAAGACAGATATAGTGCTCAGCATAAGTGaatacacccatgctaaagttgacttaaaGAGCAACTAATAGgataactgaaaaaaacaaaaaaaaactatctctaggtatggggaagggtgtgatgatgtggggctatttcaatttcaaaggccaagggaacttcgCGCattatcctgaatccatgaaataactggcctttaaaataaaaatctgcctgcctctgtggGTGTACTCATATACccccgtattttaaggaagaacaattatttatttacgattcattattcaatcacaaagaaaattggtgtccttaaggGTTAGTTTTTTAAAATTGATGATTTTGTAATCTTCTTTTAAGTCAACTTTACCATGCGTGTATTCGTCGagaactgtactgtagatgcagTTGTTCAAGAATGCTCTATGGGGGCCATAGTCTGTTTATCTCTGATGGTCTGCTTTGATCAATCGTAGAAGAGTTGCAGTATGGACATTAAGTGATTTCAAAAGATGAAAATACTTGTTGCAGTATAGACATTAAGTGATTTCAAAAGATGAAAATACTTTGTTCACACGTATAGGGGCATTTTGGGTGTTGGGAGGCCTCACAATCAcagctgtgtatttgtgtttaacTCACATTTGTCTGTCTCTTGGTACCATAGGACCAGCGCTGGATCCTGCTCTCGGTGAGAAGTATTCGGTATTGTACCCGCTGTGGGGCCCATGCCAGTCATGCCCAATTATTCAAATTGCTCTAAAGGACAAAGTTATCATGTCAGTTTTGGAGTTGCACAAAGTGAGTCAACTCTGCAGTGGGTGACATTCTGTAACATTTCACCCTTTAAAGTTGGATTCGTGGTCAAAACAAATAGTCTTCAGCAATATGTGCAGACCCACACGCTACTATGTCGGGTTACTTTTTAGATAGTTGTATATATTCACTGGCAGGAAAAATCTACAAAACGGAGGATTTCAACAAGGGTTGTATGTAATAGCCTACCATTGTAATAAACAATATTACACAACACAGATATGTTTTTGTATGCTATTTATATGTTTCTTTCATGGATTGTATGTCATATAATTGTAAATATGGCTGTGaacagcaatgagggggccaagcagtcaGGCTGTTACATCAGACATGGCCATAAGCTGTCAGAGCCAATTTCTTGTCTAAGATTGCCTGAGATGTATGGCCATTTCTTGTCTTTGTAAAGACGTTAAAGGATGTTTaaagattttgttttgtttgttaggTTTTGAATATCATTGAATGACTGTCATACGTTTTCAAGGCTTTTGCTTTATATATGGAGAACAGCCTTTAATTTATATACAAAGGGACTGTAgcctaaataaatatttttggtAACCTTTCCAGTTGTGTGGAATTTGCCCATCATTTATTTCTGCAGTGAGTCACCTAAGTTCCCAGTGCATgcattgtgtggtgtgtgtctcttttaGTCAGAGCAGAAGCATTCGCGCCGTCAGAGCTGCATCTGATAGGTGCATGATGTCGCCCTGACGACCAATCTGCTCTCCCTGCTGTCACCTCCGTCTATGTGTTTCTGTTGCCATGGCGAAGTTGGAGCCCTGGTGCGCGGCGAGGCTGCTGAAGTAGCGAGTCTGAAGACGCGGCGC
This genomic interval carries:
- the lsm4 gene encoding U6 snRNA-associated Sm-like protein LSm4 encodes the protein MLPLSLLKTAQNHPMLVELKNGETYNGHLVSCDNWMNINLREVICTSRDGDKFWRMPECYIRGSTIKYLRIPDEIIDMVKEEVVSKGRGRGGMQQNKQQGKGRGGGAGRGVFGGRGRGMQGVGRGQQMEKKPGKPQGVMKNQH